In Blastopirellula sp. J2-11, a single genomic region encodes these proteins:
- a CDS encoding DEAD/DEAH box helicase: MKFTLKDYQNEAVLDVLDNMKKARKRWHEDADRHAFSLTAATGAGKTVMAAAVFEALFHGDDGYDFDRDPGAVVLWFSDDPSLNEQTRFRLMESSDRLWPTDLMVVENTFNRAKFCAGRVYFLNTQKLGKKSLLVRGFDGEEDSGIFPEIRPDLRNYTIWDTIQNTIEDPALTLYLVLDEAHRGMGTQNREKSTIVKRLINGDGGVPGIPVVWGISATVDRFNIAMDGAKGRSILPNVTVDATRVQDSGLLKDTIALDIPDEATGDFDTVLVRRATDKLRECTEEWAAYAAQQESGETVLPLMVLQVPNTPNHKEIGRALSTIFQQWPDLPETSVAHVFGEHKTQTFGEYSVPYIQPQRVQDEISVRILIAKDAISTGWDCPRAEVMVSFRPAVDQTYIAQLLGRMVRTPLARRIPGNDRLNAVDCLLPKFEKETVENVIKALREGGGDTPPTGRILINPIEMKPNSDVLETVWTKFVSLPSQIRPQRGAKPAIRLTALAHELASDGLLPDAGREAHSAMHTVLDEFIAKQSQAYTDKRASVMTVEGRTIIADLKSGETCDARFQADADDAVVNDAYRHTARIISPDIARTYTLERAKRKPEAEEDFEDALTEAREDVAALHLLENLQLAFDTEAKKLSDDWLDEYYSHIKKLPHDRQDAYRQIVALSTEPQDVDLARPISRFEPTKAREQDGSETNIPDYEQHLLCNDQGTYPAELNPLEKAVLAAEFGRDGFLWWYRNPNRPSQDSLGISYNDGGDIKIVRPDFIFFAEQGDEIVVDIVDPHGFHLADALPKLQGLSRYAETHSDVFRRVEAIAEVGSQLRVLDLNRPDVRKAISEATNAEALYKSAAAGDYS, translated from the coding sequence TTGAAGTTCACCCTCAAGGATTATCAAAATGAAGCCGTCCTCGATGTGCTGGACAACATGAAAAAAGCACGCAAGCGCTGGCATGAGGACGCCGACCGCCACGCCTTTTCACTGACTGCCGCGACCGGAGCAGGAAAGACGGTTATGGCTGCCGCCGTGTTCGAGGCCCTTTTTCACGGTGACGACGGCTACGATTTCGACCGCGATCCCGGCGCAGTCGTGCTTTGGTTCAGCGACGATCCATCTCTAAATGAGCAGACGCGATTTCGACTTATGGAGTCGTCCGACCGACTATGGCCCACTGACCTAATGGTCGTGGAAAACACCTTCAACCGCGCTAAATTCTGCGCTGGGAGGGTTTACTTCCTCAACACGCAAAAGTTGGGCAAGAAAAGTCTTCTCGTACGTGGCTTTGATGGCGAAGAAGATAGTGGTATCTTCCCGGAAATCCGACCCGACCTTCGTAATTACACGATCTGGGACACGATCCAGAATACGATTGAAGACCCTGCGTTGACACTCTATTTGGTGCTAGATGAGGCGCACCGCGGAATGGGAACGCAAAACCGTGAGAAGTCCACCATTGTCAAACGACTCATCAACGGAGACGGTGGAGTTCCGGGAATCCCTGTCGTGTGGGGTATTTCAGCCACTGTTGACCGTTTCAACATAGCGATGGACGGGGCGAAGGGCCGCAGCATACTGCCAAATGTTACCGTTGACGCTACTCGCGTTCAGGATTCCGGCCTGTTGAAGGATACAATCGCGCTAGACATTCCCGACGAAGCCACGGGCGACTTCGACACGGTGCTCGTGCGCCGCGCCACCGATAAGCTGCGCGAGTGCACGGAAGAATGGGCGGCCTATGCCGCGCAGCAAGAAAGTGGCGAGACCGTTTTACCGCTTATGGTATTGCAGGTACCGAATACCCCGAATCACAAGGAGATCGGCCGCGCGCTGAGCACAATTTTTCAGCAATGGCCAGATTTGCCGGAAACCTCCGTGGCGCATGTGTTCGGCGAACACAAAACACAGACATTCGGCGAGTATTCTGTACCTTACATTCAGCCGCAACGCGTGCAGGATGAAATATCGGTGCGCATCCTGATTGCTAAGGATGCTATCAGCACTGGTTGGGATTGCCCCCGCGCGGAAGTGATGGTGTCATTTCGCCCAGCGGTTGACCAGACCTACATTGCTCAATTGCTTGGCCGCATGGTACGCACGCCCTTGGCGAGGCGAATTCCTGGTAACGACAGGTTAAATGCTGTGGATTGCTTGCTGCCGAAGTTTGAAAAGGAAACAGTGGAAAATGTCATAAAGGCATTGCGTGAAGGAGGCGGCGACACGCCACCGACTGGCCGTATCCTAATCAACCCAATCGAAATGAAGCCAAATTCGGATGTACTAGAAACGGTATGGACGAAATTTGTATCACTGCCATCTCAGATTCGGCCGCAACGCGGTGCGAAACCGGCTATCCGCCTGACGGCTCTGGCTCATGAACTAGCTTCAGACGGTCTATTGCCCGACGCAGGACGAGAAGCGCACTCCGCCATGCATACGGTACTGGACGAATTTATTGCCAAACAATCACAGGCATATACCGATAAACGCGCATCGGTGATGACGGTCGAAGGTCGCACTATTATTGCCGACCTGAAAAGCGGTGAAACATGTGATGCCCGATTCCAGGCCGATGCAGATGACGCGGTGGTCAACGATGCATATCGTCATACGGCTCGCATCATCAGTCCCGACATTGCCCGGACTTATACATTGGAACGGGCAAAACGAAAGCCGGAGGCAGAAGAAGATTTTGAGGATGCATTGACAGAGGCTCGCGAGGATGTAGCCGCATTGCACTTACTGGAAAATCTGCAGCTCGCGTTCGATACCGAAGCTAAAAAGCTGTCGGACGATTGGCTTGATGAATACTACAGCCACATCAAGAAACTGCCGCACGACCGACAGGATGCCTACCGGCAGATCGTCGCACTGAGCACTGAACCACAGGATGTGGATCTGGCTCGCCCCATATCACGTTTCGAGCCAACGAAAGCGCGAGAGCAAGACGGATCGGAAACGAATATTCCGGACTACGAGCAACACCTGCTGTGTAACGACCAGGGTACATATCCAGCAGAATTGAATCCATTGGAAAAGGCGGTTCTAGCTGCTGAATTTGGCCGGGACGGCTTCCTTTGGTGGTACCGCAATCCCAACCGCCCTAGCCAGGATTCTCTGGGCATCTCGTATAACGATGGAGGCGACATCAAGATAGTCCGACCCGATTTCATCTTCTTCGCTGAACAAGGTGATGAGATTGTGGTCGATATTGTCGACCCTCATGGTTTTCACTTGGCCGACGCTTTGCCAAAATTGCAAGGCTTATCGCGCTATGCTGAAACGCATTCTGACGTGTTCCGACGCGTCGAAGCTATTGCCGAGGTCGGCAGCCAATTGCGCGTGCTGGACCTGAACCGCCCTGACGTCCGCAAGGCCATTTCGGAAGCAACAAACGCAGAAGCTCTGTACAAGAGTGCGGCCGCCGGCGATTATTCTTAG
- a CDS encoding site-specific DNA-methyltransferase, producing the protein MSRLTDLIARAKSKDPQFGADLEREFRALSSRLSFGLNFERHRPEAVELSQRPVRRGDKVRVLPARGATANGDQRLWLVKKVIKGGNKKQAELQLLDASGEKSTLPLNDLVVVAEFRDTIYPGLVSTGKVMRGDDKPWHTVINGENYHALKALTWTHRGKVDVIYIDPPYNTGAKDWKYNNDYVEKDDWYRHSKWLAMMERRLLLAKELLNPVDSVLIVTIDEKEYLRLGLLLEQAFPECNISMVSSVINPAGAGRNSDFSRTDEYIYFVRFGEARILPEQRNEERRPVTWDTLRRSDLSSVRPTRPGQFYPIYVNLKTHRIEEIGEPLPSDIPRESCPERAGCVAVFPVRPNGTEMNWGITVGPARKRFKSGYLRVGKYTASAPQPYVISYLTAGIIEDIRMGRVEITGKAEDGSVIASYLTGRLVMPMTTWNKPSHDAQRYGTEILKQLMPDRRFPFPKALYAVEDCLRHVVAEKREATVVDFFSGSGTTLHAVMRLNKQDGGRRRSIMVTNNEVAPGDQKSLRENGNRPGDLEWERWGICEYITKPRIEAAISGRTTDGKPIKGDYQFIDEFPMADGFQENAEFFTLTYETPVAVNYQSAFSHIAPLLWMRAGSIGDRIENLPVAGWSVAYSYGLLIDLDKGTDFVKAARKTKTLRVAYIVTDDERRFQSLARRLTEGVEAIRLYESYLSNFAFANGDDA; encoded by the coding sequence GTGTCCCGTTTGACTGATCTCATCGCAAGGGCCAAGTCCAAAGACCCACAGTTCGGCGCCGACTTGGAGCGGGAGTTCCGAGCACTATCGTCGCGGCTGTCCTTTGGATTGAATTTTGAGCGACACCGGCCAGAAGCCGTAGAATTGTCGCAACGCCCCGTACGCCGTGGTGATAAGGTGCGTGTGTTGCCTGCCCGCGGCGCGACAGCCAACGGGGACCAGCGGCTTTGGTTGGTAAAAAAAGTCATCAAGGGCGGTAACAAGAAACAGGCTGAGCTTCAACTTCTAGATGCATCAGGAGAAAAGAGCACACTACCGCTGAACGATCTCGTTGTCGTAGCGGAATTCCGCGACACGATCTATCCAGGGCTCGTTTCCACTGGGAAAGTAATGCGTGGTGATGACAAGCCGTGGCACACGGTTATCAATGGGGAGAATTACCACGCCCTCAAAGCACTCACCTGGACGCATCGGGGCAAGGTGGACGTGATCTACATTGATCCCCCCTACAACACAGGAGCGAAGGATTGGAAATACAACAACGACTACGTAGAGAAGGATGACTGGTATCGCCACAGTAAGTGGCTGGCGATGATGGAGCGGCGTTTGCTATTGGCCAAGGAGTTATTGAATCCTGTGGATTCGGTGCTGATCGTCACGATTGACGAAAAGGAGTATCTGCGACTGGGTTTACTACTTGAGCAAGCATTTCCCGAGTGCAACATCTCAATGGTGTCATCTGTTATCAACCCGGCTGGCGCCGGACGTAATTCCGATTTCTCCAGGACGGATGAGTACATCTACTTCGTGCGATTTGGTGAAGCTCGAATTCTTCCTGAGCAACGGAATGAGGAGCGCCGGCCAGTCACATGGGATACATTGCGGCGGAGCGATCTTTCTTCAGTGCGACCAACGCGACCAGGCCAGTTCTATCCCATCTATGTTAATCTCAAAACGCACCGTATTGAGGAGATCGGCGAACCGCTGCCTAGCGATATTCCACGCGAAAGTTGTCCTGAGCGTGCGGGCTGCGTCGCAGTATTTCCCGTCCGTCCTAATGGCACAGAAATGAACTGGGGCATTACTGTCGGGCCGGCGCGTAAACGTTTTAAATCTGGCTATCTCCGCGTTGGGAAGTACACGGCGAGCGCGCCGCAACCGTACGTGATCTCCTATCTCACTGCGGGAATCATCGAAGACATAAGAATGGGGCGTGTTGAGATTACGGGGAAGGCCGAAGACGGATCGGTAATAGCAAGCTATCTGACTGGGCGTCTGGTGATGCCAATGACCACATGGAATAAGCCCTCACATGACGCACAACGGTACGGCACGGAGATCCTGAAACAGCTCATGCCAGACCGTAGGTTTCCCTTTCCGAAGGCTCTCTACGCCGTCGAAGATTGCCTGCGTCATGTCGTTGCTGAAAAACGAGAAGCAACAGTCGTCGACTTCTTTTCTGGTTCTGGAACGACCCTCCACGCGGTGATGCGACTCAATAAGCAGGACGGAGGACGCCGCCGCTCAATCATGGTGACTAACAATGAAGTCGCGCCGGGCGATCAAAAGTCGCTTCGCGAAAATGGCAACCGTCCTGGAGATTTGGAATGGGAGCGATGGGGGATCTGCGAGTACATCACCAAACCCCGCATTGAGGCCGCAATTTCAGGCAGGACGACCGATGGTAAACCGATCAAAGGCGACTACCAGTTCATTGACGAATTCCCAATGGCCGACGGCTTCCAGGAAAATGCCGAGTTCTTCACCCTGACCTACGAAACGCCGGTCGCTGTCAACTACCAATCTGCGTTTTCCCACATAGCACCGCTGTTGTGGATGCGCGCGGGCAGCATTGGCGATCGCATCGAAAACCTGCCCGTCGCGGGCTGGAGTGTAGCCTACAGCTATGGCCTGCTTATCGACCTGGATAAGGGCACGGATTTTGTAAAAGCTGCGCGCAAGACCAAAACCCTTAGAGTTGCTTATATCGTCACCGACGACGAACGACGATTTCAGTCACTTGCACGTCGCCTCACAGAGGGTGTTGAGGCCATCCGGCTATACGAGTCGTATCTGTCCAACTTTGCATTCGCCAACGGAGATGACGCTTGA
- a CDS encoding VRR-NUC domain-containing protein translates to MPIHSFPVAEIHGRTTKIKRYYWRELLKRELELYGEWAAVHGVNPLIASDDAANAARQSAAEQALQEVKRLHETNPKYTFIPEPSQADIISECDVEVVSLQAMYVSDPANRRVRLMWQDQAINVEDFAQLHFRNEGYDSIALESIPFHVLFGIFMWPVIQDPDDERLEVCCFGDRQAYNDGEAGEIIRCHKPDDFGKPGYAKRRKEAIEEHFFESVDADNLEWLFEYWLEPSEKLRQYLWAHRAADIEKAQRLIRILPGEVLIAILRYLVDSYWERYLGWPDLLIFRDDDYFFAEVKSSKDKLSIEQKRWISDNHKALKLPFKLVKIHKLR, encoded by the coding sequence TTGCCTATTCATTCCTTCCCGGTCGCCGAAATCCACGGTCGCACGACAAAAATCAAACGTTATTACTGGCGTGAGTTACTCAAGAGGGAATTAGAGTTGTATGGCGAATGGGCAGCCGTACATGGAGTAAATCCGCTCATTGCCAGCGACGACGCAGCCAACGCCGCTCGCCAAAGCGCTGCGGAGCAAGCTCTTCAAGAAGTTAAGCGACTTCACGAAACGAATCCTAAGTACACCTTCATTCCGGAGCCGTCGCAGGCTGATATCATTTCAGAATGTGACGTCGAAGTGGTCTCACTCCAGGCGATGTACGTCAGTGATCCAGCGAATCGGCGCGTTCGGCTGATGTGGCAGGACCAAGCGATCAATGTTGAAGACTTTGCGCAGTTGCATTTTCGCAACGAAGGATACGACTCAATTGCCCTGGAAAGTATCCCCTTCCATGTTCTTTTCGGTATCTTCATGTGGCCGGTTATCCAGGATCCCGATGACGAACGGCTCGAAGTCTGCTGTTTTGGTGACCGCCAAGCGTATAATGATGGCGAGGCAGGCGAAATCATCCGGTGTCACAAGCCAGACGACTTTGGTAAGCCAGGATACGCGAAACGCAGAAAGGAAGCGATTGAGGAACATTTTTTTGAGTCGGTTGATGCCGATAATCTCGAATGGCTATTCGAGTATTGGTTGGAGCCAAGTGAGAAGTTGCGACAATACCTTTGGGCACATCGCGCCGCGGATATCGAAAAAGCTCAAAGGCTGATCCGAATTCTTCCTGGGGAGGTTCTTATCGCAATACTGCGGTATTTAGTCGATTCTTACTGGGAGCGATACCTAGGCTGGCCAGATCTACTTATTTTTCGGGACGACGACTATTTTTTTGCGGAGGTAAAATCCTCAAAAGATAAGCTCTCCATCGAACAAAAGCGATGGATTAGCGACAATCACAAAGCCCTAAAGTTGCCGTTCAAGCTTGTGAAAATCCACAAGCTGCGATGA
- a CDS encoding STAS domain-containing protein, which produces MADHRRLGVSEVSGVTVVQFIDRKILDDSQIQEIGQEFTALVEQDQKKNILLNFSHVEFLSSSALGKLINLEKQVKAHSGKLRMSNIRPEIMEVFAITKLNKLFDIREDVPDALAAFKS; this is translated from the coding sequence ATGGCCGATCATCGGCGTCTTGGGGTTTCTGAAGTTAGCGGAGTGACTGTCGTCCAGTTTATCGATCGCAAGATACTCGACGATTCCCAAATCCAAGAGATCGGCCAAGAGTTTACCGCTCTGGTCGAACAAGATCAAAAAAAGAACATCCTGCTAAACTTTTCGCATGTTGAATTTTTGTCGAGTTCCGCACTTGGCAAGTTGATCAACTTGGAGAAGCAGGTCAAAGCTCACAGCGGTAAGCTGCGTATGAGCAATATTCGACCAGAAATCATGGAAGTTTTCGCGATTACCAAACTCAATAAATTGTTTGATATTCGTGAAGACGTTCCTGACGCATTGGCGGCCTTTAAGTCGTAA
- a CDS encoding ATP-binding protein: MESLKKSQLLKLGKESGLAGLGAKKKEEVVEILATRRSLSTRHVLGSLRLDELKALCIELNVPVTDRRKIAYVDALLRTPSKSDRQIKNSTVKRKKTSRSSESKGRSSKTLSTIRRGIRYQDLVAAESLLEMLTDDVSPPLWIMLENRAGGTFDDVVIGYPNQVVWKQVKWSQNPGSEPLTIHTLAKQSRQRQTALISSFAESYRRITKDGTSFELEIVTNRSLDSEFQRFVSGTRSTIKSTLSKKQIQQLETSWQPLSGFSKDEFWRFLRSLRFKVNSPDLSRRESEIKRTVRLLGRDQDAYYRLIEAISEWSQDKKKQRIVRTDVEGVLGATTSFPSNDFDMPDKRVRRDESQRELSRRIESMANGYVLVLGAPGSGKSTLLNTFCDEQSWRKNYDVVLYNCFTGTSDQFLRIRTRADNFGRFLSRALYELFQGQFGLRFDAEKAGIESLVNRAASCLKPGRKLAIIIDGIDYAQSFASDGAQSLFNNLPVNLPPGIVFVLSARVLDQMPTHARRNCHGEPIEIPPLDLNQVADLLAQYGVTQNASLRDHQVASLCYTVRAKSSGHALHTSMVVKQLVAGIREGITPETVLEEVASYDGDIEKYYAMVLEAPRRALAKEALGILASSPFELTSREIAQILDPPADPRDVEDQLQGCAHLFRRIGEFWYFSHDSLRSFALSHSSIERFNKERQFQFLIELQNDPRTGEHLLHLLAEIDYDQGVQADVDCEWLVRQIAAGASTSLLHEGCQKLALAALEKQDWDGLAKYWMLKGCLERAEFDGDLYESHLVDAWLSQNRVDLVERYVYVASQFLSSVYPGPDVIELLDSHGHAELSSRLKDRSLSQSIPNVDNLGPNVEFEYFIRHLASRATPDEVIDTIEEALQDSETSDDDFLSSHLDPSRYTSLAAYECLDSEDYARVDSWLQQRPCSFDQATMADLWLRTRISLGELGEHAAKARKLFRYITDREILLAVISIPELRQSVAKRFAELPLPASLSARYPWYEYGNSYAEICDLYNDVRLCNQLSMESRLFEIDSLIRRQPSGVAQAFQAGIVAMAPESPEQPLDWRASMAVLCDRIHALASNNQRGSVVNPASFYVSGLGEIVRPALLQAKQEHQLLEFENVVQRELLPALKSARIQYRSGTLSLCDLFWDAKCCEALNRRLLENVEDGLMDSWDFKSGSLIGLSARYGKLGDLNSSRRVLTAGVRASFTYGYRKDTAINDFIVAFEQVGALLGTRLSKVAEFITQLLLILDHLTDGAMLYDTPGHFVAVLCKFDIRLAAHHGQILQKRCRQLKLYNFAMALRDHGLNVTDIQPFFEDEAPDVEFEKVDGDSRAHFVTSQSKPYRNVGDLKSALSEMISSSSFGSAFHKLPNLVSSLVNFGNTEAALRVFERLEHGLRARVAMYPLPDLGQSEEE; the protein is encoded by the coding sequence TTGGAATCCCTGAAGAAATCTCAATTGCTGAAGTTGGGTAAGGAGTCTGGACTGGCAGGGTTAGGCGCCAAAAAGAAAGAAGAAGTTGTCGAGATATTAGCGACGAGGCGGTCACTCTCGACTAGGCACGTTCTTGGATCGCTTCGACTCGACGAATTGAAGGCTCTCTGCATCGAACTCAACGTTCCCGTGACAGATCGGAGAAAAATTGCATACGTCGATGCCCTGCTTCGTACACCATCCAAATCTGACCGGCAAATCAAGAACTCGACCGTAAAGCGCAAGAAGACGTCGCGATCTTCCGAGAGCAAGGGACGTTCGTCGAAAACGCTTTCAACAATACGCCGAGGCATACGCTATCAGGACTTGGTTGCTGCTGAGTCCCTTCTCGAAATGCTCACGGACGACGTATCGCCGCCTCTTTGGATAATGCTTGAAAACCGAGCTGGCGGCACATTTGACGATGTTGTGATTGGCTACCCAAATCAAGTCGTGTGGAAACAGGTGAAGTGGTCCCAGAACCCCGGCTCGGAACCGCTTACAATCCACACCTTAGCGAAGCAGAGTCGTCAACGGCAGACGGCTCTGATTTCAAGCTTTGCTGAAAGCTATCGACGTATCACGAAGGACGGTACGTCGTTCGAACTTGAGATTGTCACCAACCGTTCACTCGATTCGGAATTTCAACGGTTCGTCAGTGGAACAAGATCGACTATAAAATCAACGCTTAGCAAGAAACAGATTCAACAGCTCGAAACTTCTTGGCAACCCCTATCTGGTTTCAGCAAGGATGAGTTTTGGCGATTTCTAAGATCACTACGATTCAAAGTGAACTCGCCGGACCTATCCAGACGAGAGAGCGAAATAAAACGCACCGTCAGGCTACTTGGGCGCGATCAAGATGCATACTACCGGCTAATTGAAGCGATTTCGGAGTGGTCACAGGATAAAAAGAAACAGCGAATTGTTCGCACTGATGTTGAAGGCGTATTGGGAGCCACGACATCATTTCCCTCAAATGATTTCGACATGCCCGACAAGCGAGTGAGACGAGACGAATCGCAGCGGGAACTATCGAGACGCATAGAGTCGATGGCGAATGGATATGTCCTTGTTCTTGGTGCGCCCGGCTCCGGCAAGAGTACACTGCTGAATACTTTTTGCGACGAACAAAGCTGGCGAAAGAACTACGACGTTGTCCTCTACAACTGCTTTACCGGCACATCCGATCAATTCCTTCGTATACGAACTCGAGCTGACAATTTTGGGAGGTTTTTATCTCGCGCGCTTTACGAATTGTTTCAGGGCCAATTCGGCCTCCGCTTTGACGCTGAGAAAGCCGGAATAGAATCACTTGTTAATCGAGCGGCATCTTGTTTGAAACCAGGGCGTAAACTCGCGATCATAATCGATGGCATTGACTACGCACAGAGCTTTGCATCAGACGGCGCACAGTCGCTTTTCAACAATCTTCCGGTAAATCTTCCGCCGGGAATTGTATTCGTCTTGTCGGCTCGAGTCTTGGATCAGATGCCTACCCATGCCCGGCGAAATTGTCATGGTGAGCCAATCGAGATCCCACCCTTGGATCTCAATCAGGTTGCCGACCTCTTAGCGCAATACGGCGTCACTCAAAATGCATCCCTACGCGATCATCAAGTGGCGAGTTTATGCTACACCGTTCGAGCGAAGAGCTCGGGACACGCACTACACACCAGCATGGTCGTCAAACAGCTTGTCGCAGGCATCCGCGAGGGAATAACTCCTGAGACCGTTCTAGAAGAAGTGGCATCATACGATGGGGATATCGAAAAGTACTATGCGATGGTCTTGGAGGCTCCGCGTAGGGCGTTAGCAAAGGAGGCCCTTGGAATTCTCGCGTCGAGTCCATTCGAGCTTACATCTCGAGAAATTGCACAAATCTTAGATCCACCAGCAGACCCTCGAGATGTCGAAGATCAACTGCAAGGTTGCGCTCATCTGTTCCGCCGAATTGGAGAATTTTGGTATTTCAGTCACGATAGCCTGCGTTCGTTTGCTCTATCGCATTCTTCGATTGAGAGGTTTAACAAAGAACGGCAATTCCAATTCCTAATAGAACTACAGAATGACCCAAGGACTGGGGAGCACTTGCTACATCTATTGGCAGAGATTGACTACGACCAAGGCGTTCAAGCCGACGTGGATTGCGAATGGTTGGTACGTCAAATCGCAGCCGGCGCCAGCACATCTCTCTTGCACGAGGGGTGCCAGAAACTCGCCCTAGCCGCCTTGGAAAAGCAAGATTGGGATGGTTTGGCGAAGTACTGGATGCTAAAGGGGTGCCTGGAACGCGCCGAGTTCGACGGCGATCTTTACGAATCGCATCTAGTCGATGCTTGGCTCTCGCAGAATCGGGTCGATCTTGTCGAGCGATATGTGTACGTCGCTTCCCAGTTCCTCTCAAGCGTTTACCCTGGCCCAGATGTCATAGAACTTCTAGATTCTCATGGGCACGCCGAGCTTTCGAGTCGATTGAAGGACAGGAGTCTTAGCCAGTCAATTCCGAACGTTGACAACCTCGGTCCCAATGTTGAGTTTGAGTATTTCATTCGGCATCTCGCTTCAAGAGCAACTCCCGACGAAGTAATCGATACGATCGAGGAGGCACTGCAGGACTCCGAAACTAGCGACGACGATTTCTTAAGTTCGCACCTTGACCCAAGCCGGTATACAAGCCTAGCAGCCTACGAGTGCTTGGATTCAGAGGACTATGCGAGAGTTGATTCCTGGTTGCAACAACGCCCATGCTCATTCGACCAAGCCACTATGGCGGATCTTTGGCTCAGAACGAGAATTTCCCTAGGCGAACTAGGAGAGCACGCAGCCAAAGCCAGAAAGCTCTTTCGGTATATTACCGATCGCGAGATTCTACTGGCGGTCATCAGTATTCCAGAGCTACGTCAAAGCGTCGCGAAAAGGTTTGCAGAATTGCCACTTCCCGCGTCCCTAAGCGCGAGATACCCATGGTATGAGTACGGAAACAGTTACGCTGAGATTTGCGATCTTTACAACGACGTACGCTTGTGCAACCAGCTCTCCATGGAATCTCGCCTGTTCGAAATCGATTCACTTATTAGACGGCAGCCGTCGGGTGTGGCCCAAGCCTTCCAGGCAGGGATCGTCGCGATGGCCCCAGAATCACCAGAACAACCTCTCGACTGGCGGGCGAGCATGGCAGTCCTTTGCGACCGGATTCACGCATTAGCCTCCAATAACCAGCGGGGAAGTGTCGTTAATCCGGCTTCATTTTATGTTTCTGGCCTCGGCGAAATTGTCCGACCAGCTTTACTACAAGCTAAGCAAGAACATCAGCTGCTGGAATTTGAAAATGTCGTGCAACGCGAGCTACTCCCTGCACTCAAAAGTGCTCGAATTCAATATCGCTCAGGCACTCTTTCCCTGTGTGACCTGTTTTGGGATGCGAAGTGTTGCGAGGCACTTAATCGTCGACTGCTTGAAAACGTGGAAGATGGCCTCATGGACTCGTGGGACTTCAAGTCCGGTTCTCTTATTGGCCTGAGCGCCCGCTACGGCAAGCTTGGTGATCTGAATTCAAGTCGACGGGTGCTGACAGCTGGCGTCCGCGCATCCTTCACATACGGATATCGAAAAGACACGGCGATCAATGACTTCATTGTTGCATTTGAACAGGTGGGAGCACTGCTTGGCACGCGACTCTCAAAAGTCGCGGAATTCATAACGCAATTGCTGTTGATACTCGACCACCTGACGGATGGAGCGATGCTCTATGACACTCCAGGCCACTTCGTTGCCGTCTTATGCAAATTCGACATTCGCCTTGCCGCTCACCATGGTCAAATACTTCAAAAGCGGTGCCGTCAGCTGAAACTTTACAACTTTGCAATGGCGTTGCGAGACCATGGTCTGAACGTGACCGATATTCAGCCATTTTTTGAAGACGAAGCCCCTGATGTTGAATTCGAAAAGGTAGACGGCGATTCACGCGCGCATTTTGTCACAAGTCAATCAAAACCGTATCGAAACGTCGGCGACCTAAAGTCGGCACTGTCTGAAATGATTTCGTCAAGTTCCTTTGGGAGTGCGTTCCATAAACTACCGAACCTAGTAAGCAGTTTGGTAAACTTTGGAAATACCGAGGCAGCGCTGAGAGTATTCGAAAGGCTCGAACATGGTCTTCGTGCTCGAGTTGCGATGTACCCTCTTCCCGATCTCGGTCAAAGCGAGGAAGAGTAA
- a CDS encoding ATP-binding protein codes for MKQLLSKLEEHSWGMSDVFGIHLAAEEAIVNAIKHGNAYNPEKNVQIEMNVGADRVSLRITDEGPGFNPVEVPDPTEEENLENESGRGVMLIKAYMTDVRYNDRGNSVFMEKVRTQ; via the coding sequence GTGAAGCAGCTTCTTTCCAAGCTGGAAGAGCATTCATGGGGCATGTCCGACGTGTTCGGCATCCATTTAGCTGCGGAAGAAGCGATCGTCAATGCAATCAAGCATGGCAACGCTTACAACCCGGAAAAAAACGTTCAGATTGAGATGAACGTCGGAGCCGATCGCGTGTCTCTTCGTATTACCGACGAAGGCCCCGGTTTCAATCCCGTCGAGGTCCCCGATCCGACAGAAGAAGAGAACCTGGAAAACGAGTCGGGACGCGGAGTCATGCTTATCAAAGCCTACATGACTGACGTGCGGTACAACGATCGCGGTAACTCCGTTTTCATGGAGAAAGTCCGCACGCAGTGA